In Nitrospirota bacterium, the following are encoded in one genomic region:
- a CDS encoding class I SAM-dependent methyltransferase, translating to MFSTEFLHIVREHEINEIVKHFTPRGWILEIGGGTGYQAKLLASRGFKVASIDVPASNYRGARVFPVVEYDGKAFPFKDQTFDVVFSSNTLEHIADLEPIHGESRRVLKPGGYCVHVLPTAVWRFWTIVTHYVELAQRALGLAPMLLPRRFTLAEAKRAARVSLNIVGMLRADAVPPRHGETGTVFTELRTFNRRHWVESFQRHNFLVLCTQPMHLFYTGQMVFGKRWSLRSRKLASSLLGSACMLYKLGVPPAEPQDSRRRGAIAVSEKPECVGLRDR from the coding sequence GTGTTTTCCACCGAATTCCTCCATATCGTCCGGGAGCACGAGATCAACGAGATCGTCAAACATTTCACTCCACGAGGATGGATCTTGGAAATCGGGGGAGGGACGGGTTACCAGGCCAAGCTGTTAGCCAGTCGAGGATTCAAGGTGGCTTCCATCGACGTGCCGGCTTCCAACTATCGTGGCGCGCGCGTCTTTCCGGTCGTCGAATATGACGGCAAGGCGTTTCCGTTTAAAGATCAGACCTTCGACGTCGTGTTTTCCTCCAATACCCTGGAGCACATTGCCGACCTTGAGCCGATCCACGGGGAAAGCCGCCGGGTGCTCAAGCCGGGAGGCTATTGCGTGCATGTGCTGCCCACCGCCGTCTGGCGCTTTTGGACGATCGTGACGCACTATGTCGAATTGGCGCAGCGGGCGCTCGGCCTCGCTCCCATGCTGCTGCCGAGGCGATTCACCCTGGCGGAGGCGAAGCGCGCTGCGCGCGTCTCGTTGAACATCGTCGGGATGCTGCGGGCCGACGCGGTCCCGCCCCGGCACGGCGAAACCGGCACGGTCTTCACGGAGCTGAGAACCTTCAACCGGCGCCACTGGGTCGAGAGCTTCCAGAGACACAACTTCCTCGTCCTCTGCACGCAGCCGATGCACCTGTTCTACACCGGCCAGATGGTGTTCGGAAAACGATGGTCGCTGCGCTCGCGGAAGCTCGCTTCGTCTCTGTTGGGCAGCGCCTGCATGCTGTACAAGCTCGGGGTCCCCCCGGCCGAGCCCCAAGACAGTCGACGGA
- a CDS encoding class I SAM-dependent methyltransferase produces the protein MARMIHWTPELIGRFWSGVSQTRLREYNFSRVAAPYLIELVGGHLKPQGRHLDFGAGEGDLVRALVERGFATAAYEPVVARRLRIPGEMSQHPQYLGVVQDGGPERFDVVLMVEVIEHILDEELEGAFQKVRSFLVEGGTLIVTTPNAEDLELGSAYCPMCETLFHRWQHVRSFTPDRLTEFLRRQGFSCLFLHQVDFSDQRFPIEALKAIKRRQDEEERAAKAREERRLVKRLKRFIRGQKLVAENPEPLAEESKNLLVGSQSHLVYIGVRS, from the coding sequence ATGGCCAGGATGATCCATTGGACCCCTGAACTCATTGGGCGCTTTTGGTCCGGCGTCTCCCAGACGAGACTGCGTGAATACAACTTCTCCAGAGTGGCGGCTCCGTACCTCATCGAACTGGTCGGCGGTCACTTGAAACCTCAAGGGCGCCATCTGGATTTCGGTGCGGGAGAAGGCGACCTCGTGCGGGCTCTTGTTGAAAGGGGATTTGCGACCGCCGCGTACGAGCCGGTCGTGGCCCGCCGCCTTCGCATTCCGGGCGAGATGTCCCAACATCCCCAGTATTTGGGCGTCGTACAGGATGGCGGCCCCGAGCGATTCGATGTCGTCCTGATGGTGGAGGTCATCGAGCACATCCTCGACGAGGAGTTGGAGGGAGCGTTCCAGAAGGTCAGGTCATTTTTGGTCGAAGGCGGCACGTTGATCGTGACGACCCCCAATGCGGAAGATCTCGAATTGGGGTCTGCCTACTGTCCCATGTGCGAGACGTTGTTCCATCGCTGGCAGCACGTGCGCTCGTTCACCCCGGACCGATTGACGGAGTTTCTTCGGCGGCAGGGGTTCAGTTGCCTGTTCCTGCATCAAGTGGATTTTTCCGATCAGCGGTTTCCCATCGAGGCTTTGAAAGCCATCAAGAGACGTCAGGACGAAGAGGAAAGGGCTGCGAAGGCCCGCGAGGAGCGAAGGCTCGTCAAGAGACTCAAGCGGTTCATCCGCGGCCAGAAGCTGGTCGCCGAGAATCCTGAGCCGCTGGCCGAGGAGAGCAAGAATCTACTCGTGGGGAGCCAGTCGCATCTGGTGTACATCGGCGTGCGAAGCTAA